One segment of Leptodactylus fuscus isolate aLepFus1 chromosome 7, aLepFus1.hap2, whole genome shotgun sequence DNA contains the following:
- the CHRM1 gene encoding muscarinic acetylcholine receptor M1 has translation MLALHQNAGQESMTDWLPTMNNSTIDPLTPNATEHPYRDPFGGHAVWEVVLIVLTTGILSFITIIGNILVLLAFKVNSDLKTVNNYFLLSLACADVIIGAVSMNLYTTYIIMGRWALGTLSCDLWLALDYVTSNASVMNLLIISFDRYFSVTRPLTYRAKRTPKRAAIMIGLAWVISLVLWAPAILCWQYIVGERTVEPDECYIQFFSQPIITFGTAIAAFYLPVTIMSILYWRIYRETENRSKELAGLQGSETENIVRPLGSVRSGSSSGMGESVRLSRPQVAVPRFKKPCCFPGKLSASPSLRNYPQHRSNGSWNTMEDAASADSLSSSSEGDEHPYEMKSICSAVIRLPMVSTVVATPTASHGSNDTLGQGTLENEVNGGKREVSRKSSRTLAVALPSTVIKAKVEKTRHGKRKSNSLIKEKKAARTLSAILLAFILTWTPYNIMVLVSTFCKGCIPNTLWELGYWLCYVNSTVNPMCYALCNRSFRRTFKMLLLCRWDKRKWRTHRHTAAFFRTPSQ, from the coding sequence ATGTTAGCCCTGCATCAGAATGCTGGGCAAGAATCGATGACCGACTGGCTTCCAACCATGAACAATTCCACTATTGACCCGCTGACCCCTAATGCTACGGAGCATCCATACCGTGACCCCTTTGGTGGCCACGCTGTGTGGGAAGTGGTGCTTATCGTCCTGACCACAGGAATCCTTTCCTTTATTACTATAATTGGGAATATCCTGGTTCTCTTGGCCTTCAAAGTCAACAGCGACCTAAAGACTGTCAACAACTACTTCTTACTTAGCTTAGCATGTGCCGATGTCATCATTGGAGCCGTGTCCATGAACTTGTACACAACCTACATTATAATGGGACGTTGGGCACTTGGCACTCTTTCCTGTGACCTGTGGTTGGCGCTAGACTACGTCACAAGTAACGCTTCTGTGATGAATCTGCTGATTATAAGCTTTGACCGCTATTTTTCAGTTACTCGGCCATTGACATACAGGGCGAAGAGAACACCAAAAAGAGCAGCTATTATGATTGGGTTGGCATGGGTGATATCTTTAGTATTATGGGCACCTGCTATACTGTGCTGGCAGTATATTGTCGGTGAAAGGACTGTAGAACCTGACGAATGCTACATCCAGTTCTTCTCACAGCCTATTATTACATTTGGCACTGCCATTGCTGCCTTTTACTTGCCAGTAACCATCATGAGCATACTGTACTGGAGGATTTACCGAGAAACTGAGAACAGAAGTAAAGAACTGGCTGGCTTGCAAGGCTCGGAGACAGAAAACATTGTTCGTCCCTTGGGGAGTGTCAGAAGTGGGAGCAGCAGTGGCATGGGAGAATCGGTAAGGTTGTCCAGACCACAAGTAGCAGTGCCAAGGTTCAAGAAGCCATGCTGTTTTCCAGGTAAACTTTCTGCCAGTCCTTCGCTCCGAAACTATCCTCAACACCGAAGTAATGGGAGCTGGAATACTATGGAAGACGCCgcttctgcagactctctctcctcttcttccGAGGGAGATGAACATCCATATGAGATGAAAAGCATCTGCTCAGCAGTCATTCGGCTACCAATGGTCAGCACTGTCGTTGCCACACCAACTGCCTCTCATGGGTCCAATGACACCCTTGGACAGGGGACTTTAGAGAACGAAGTCAATGGAGGAAAGCGGGAGGTGTCTAGGAAATCATCCCGAACCCTGGCCGTAGCTTTGCCCTCAACAGTTATTAAAGCTAAAGTGGAAAAAACCCGACATGGAAAGAGAAAAAGCAACTCGCTTATCAAAGAAAAGAAAGCCGCGAGGACTCTAAGTGCTATATTGCTTGCGTTTATTTTGACATGGACTCCTTACAATATCATGGTGCTAGTGTCCACGTTCTGTAAGGGCTGTATTCCCAACACGTTGTGGGAGCTGGGTTACTGGTTATGCTATGTTAACAGTACTGTCAACCCCATGTGTTATGCACTCTGCAACCGCTCATTCAGGCGCACCTTCAAAATGCTTCTTCTATGTCGATGGGACAAGCGGAAATGGAGGACTCATAGGCACACAGCAGCTTTCTTCAGGACCCCATCACAGTGA